ctaggtttttctttggtcttctcagagttaaatcaatctacaaatctataaaaacaacaacagataATCAATAATTTTCCAAGTttggaaaagaaaacactaagctccttcaggtctttccctcagacagagaggcagagatgtTACCTCTTCTAGCCCTGAGAATCTCTGAGAGTATgtgtctgccaactgccagagatcaACTCCCaatgccagagagagtaattgacacagaaaaatggttataactgtcaacatctgaaatcaacatgctctctcagctctgcttcaaactctaattctttctcaagcctgCACTCcactttttatccctaaactaataaaacaatacttattttctaatatcatccttacacagCCCAGATATGTGTGCCTCTAGAAAGGGGAAACAGAGTATAGAGAatagggaataagcatttatttcatacctactatgtaccatatCTACACCCTTTTAAAACCTTACCTCATTTgctccttacaataaccctgtgagataggtttagatattatctccattttacaattaaggaaactgcaGCAAACATGAGTCAAGTAGTTTTctcaggtcacacaggtaataaatgcctgagcctggatttgaactcaattcttttgAACCATCTGAATTCAATTTGAACCATCTGAAAACTTCAAAGACAcaaactttctctctttcctctctccctccctctttctcatctATGTCCTCCTTACAATGTTCCACCCAGAACTATACCAGTACTGGATGACAAGATAGAGAAGTGTCACTTTTCTCACTCTGCTCCCATTTCTTGCATTATATACTCTAAGACAGAATTTGCTTTGGGGGTTTTATATTGTATCATTGAATCATATTTGGTTTGAAATCCATGAAAACTCCAGAATattcatagaatttttttaactcaatggagtttaatttttcccttattactgttttattttttcccatttacagGTAAAGcaatttttcacatttattttctaaaatttcaagttccaaattctctccctgagatggtaaacaattttatatttattatacatgtaatatcatataaaacattttcatatatgtCAAGTTGTTTCATAGAACTTGATATCTAACCATGTCTTCCCCATTCCTTCTACCCCCAAGTTATTGATGGATGATAGGGAAGTCTTATTGACTTATTGACTAATTGCTATTTTGGagttattgtgtgtgtgtgtgtgtgtgtgtgtgtgtgtgtgtgtgtgtgtacacacatatctTTTGACTTTCTAATTCATTCAAAATTTATTAACAGGACTTGGAAAAAAGCAAACCACTTTTATGGGTCATTTTGAGCAGTGTTTTTTTGATAAACAATGCCAATTTTAAGAGTATAGAAGTTAAACCACTCATTATAAGAACAAACAAATGTGTTTAcagtctaaaaataaaattaccattGTTTTTAACTCCCTTAAGTTCTACAAGAAATAGTACAACCAATTCCCCCCTCACCTTCATTTCTCTAGACATTCAACCTTTACTCTATTCACCCACTCCTTTCTGAGAAATATCCTCTCTCACTAACATCTTAGCTTCTATGCCCTTAATAGGAACTTAGAaatcaacaaaagagaaaaggaagcatTTGAAAATTACAGGCATATTCATCATCAAAAGATATTTAttgactgggattcctggctttgctctgggtcCACATGGATTGGCCCATTTCAACCCAGATTGCCTTGGactgggactccagacttctccacagaaCGCAATCGAAGGCGACGATGTCAGGTAGCCTTTAGTTACCTGCCCCAGAATGACGATGAATTGGAATTGAAAGTCGGAGACATCATAGAGGTGGTAGGAGAGGTGGAGGAGGGATGGTGGGAAGGAGTTCTCAATGGAAAGACTGGCATGTTTCCTTCCAATTTCATCAAGGAATTATCTggagaatcagaggatctgggaaTTGCCCAAGAGGAGCAACTTATAAAGCCAAGCAGGTCTGAGGGAAACTACAGGCTCAGAAAGTGATGGTGGTGACTCAAGTAGTACCAAGTCAGAAGGTGCCAATGGGATGGTTGCAATTCAACCCAAGAAGGTTCGGGGTGTTGGTTTTGGAGATATTTTCAAAGACAAACCCATCAAGCTAAGACCAAGGTCGATAGAAGTAGAAAATGACTTTATACCCATGGAAAAGACTGTAGGGAAGAAGTTACCTCCAACAGCAGCAACTCAGGAGTCAGCAAAAATAGAAATGGACAGTAGAACAAAGAGCAAGGATTATTGCAAAGTCATATTTCCCTATGAAGCACAAAATGAGGATGAACTGACAATCAAAGAAGGCGACATAGTCACCCTTGTCAATAAGGATTGCATTGATGTTGGCTGGTGGGAAGGAGAACTGAATGGGAGACGAGGAGTATTTCCAGATAACTTTGTGAAGCTTCTTCCACCTGATTTTGAAAAGGAGGGGAATAGACCTAAGAAACCACCTCCTCCATCAGCACCTGTCATCAAACAAGGGGCAGTAGGTACAACAGAAAGAaagcatgaaattaaaaagataccTCCTGAAAGACCAGAAACTCTTCCAAacagaacagaagaaaaagaaagaccagAGAGAGAGCAAAAACTGGATTTACAGAAGCCTTCTGTTCCTGCCATCCCTCCAAAGAAACCTCGACCACCCAAGACAAATTCTCTCAGCAGACCTGGTGCATTGCCCCCAAGAAGACCAGAAAGACCAGTGGTGCCTGTGACACATACCAGGAGTGACAGTCCAAAGATTGACTTGGTGGTCAGTACAGTGTCCAGCATCTCAGAGAAGGACCTGTCAGACAGAAGCAATGACATTGACCTAGAAGGATTTGACTCCGTAATATCATCTACTGAGAAGCTCAGTCATCCAACAACAAGCAGACCAAAAGCCACTGGTAGACGGCCTCCATCCCAGTCTCTCACATCTTCTTCCCTTTCAAGCCCTGATTTCTTTGACTCTCCAAGCCCAGAAGAGGATAAAGAGGAGCACCCTTCCCTCGCACACAGAGGCATTGATGTGACCAAGAAGACGGCAAAGACTGTTACCATATCACAGGTATCTGACAATAAAGCCTCCTTGCCTCCAAAGCCCGGGGGGATGGCCGCTGTTGGAAGCAGTACACAAacacctctctcttcctcctcttcatcttccCTTCATTCATCGTCTTTGGGAACAACAAGTCACAGGTCAAACTCCCCTTCTCTGTTCAGCATCGAAGGAAAGCCAAAGACTGAGCAGTTGAGCTATGGTCAGTCAGCAATGGAAGAACTTAGGACCCAAGTGAAAGAGTTGAGGACCATCATTGAAACAATGAAAGACCAGCAAAAACGAGAAATTAAGCAATTATTGTCTGAATtggatgaagaaaagaaaatacatcttCGATTACAGATGGAAGTTAATGATATAAAGAAAGTTCTTCAATCAAAGTGAATCCTTGGTAGATGAAATGTTACATTATATTCATCATGAATCTGAGTCTCAGATTTCTGCCCCAGCCAAAATAACTTTGTGCCAAATGATTTAAGGTTTGCCTCAACATTTCCCTGTTTGAAGGATTAGCACAAATGTCTTGAATAGCACAACACAAAATTCCATCCAAGAGGAAGGACTTCCCCTGTGGTGTGGTTGTGACTTTAAATTGAATGGATTGTGCTAACAGCTTCTCTACTTCAAGACCACAAGTGAAATGAAAACTCAGGCAGTTTAGTCCATAGTGGTACTATTTTGATGATATTTtccataaataaaatgtatttcagaTTATTGGTTTACaagctttataattttattattttttaattgtcttttgtCACAAATTCCTATAATGTTTGTACTACATATAGTTAGGAATGAATGTTTACTGTTCTTTTTGCTTTGTATAGAAAACAgcctaattttcatttttgtcttatagTTTAGGATTCTCTTACATATGCAATTTTATGCCCCAGACAAACTTATCACTTTGGAGAGAAATTTTCACTTATGTATAAtagtgtatttaaaaaaaaaagataatctggACTTTGTAATGATCTGTGCCTTCTTTTCACCACCCTCTTGGTTGGAGCTGTTTTGATCCAACTACAATGATTATAACCCATCACTTAAGTCCCCAAGAGGCCCTTCTCTTAATAGATAGCTCTCTCAAAGTAGCCAAAGGTCCCTGGAGGTGGCTATGTACATGAGAGTGCTGTCTTTCCAGCTATGTCTTTTTAAGCTGTCCTGGGTTTGGGTTGTTCAAGAAACCAGAAAATTCATCTCTGCTTGTTTTTTCATTAGCCAAGTTAAACCCCTGCCTCCTTGCACCTTTTGAGTGAACAGAATATGCATTGCtaaagcaaaattaaataaaaggaaaaatgcaaattaaaaaaataaaaaaataaaaaaaagatatttattgagCACTGAGAGCCTTATGGTTCTGTGCCAAGGAAGG
This sequence is a window from Monodelphis domestica isolate mMonDom1 chromosome 3, mMonDom1.pri, whole genome shotgun sequence. Protein-coding genes within it:
- the LOC100619580 gene encoding SH3 domain-containing kinase-binding protein 1-like, which gives rise to MVAIQPKKVRGVGFGDIFKDKPIKLRPRSIEVENDFIPMEKTVGKKLPPTAATQESAKIEMDSRTKSKDYCKVIFPYEAQNEDELTIKEGDIVTLVNKDCIDVGWWEGELNGRRGVFPDNFVKLLPPDFEKEGNRPKKPPPPSAPVIKQGAVGTTERKHEIKKIPPERPETLPNRTEEKERPEREQKLDLQKPSVPAIPPKKPRPPKTNSLSRPGALPPRRPERPVVPVTHTRSDSPKIDLVVSTVSSISEKDLSDRSNDIDLEGFDSVISSTEKLSHPTTSRPKATGRRPPSQSLTSSSLSSPDFFDSPSPEEDKEEHPSLAHRGIDVTKKTAKTVTISQVSDNKASLPPKPGGMAAVGSSTQTPLSSSSSSSLHSSSLGTTSHRSNSPSLFSIEGKPKTEQLSYGQSAMEELRTQVKELRTIIETMKDQQKREIKQLLSELDEEKKIHLRLQMEVNDIKKVLQSK